A part of Dreissena polymorpha isolate Duluth1 chromosome 13, UMN_Dpol_1.0, whole genome shotgun sequence genomic DNA contains:
- the LOC127856551 gene encoding uncharacterized protein LOC127856551 isoform X3: MDLATGTSCFKNRQERASLKDDDGSVSRNEPSSCAENNSSSSSPGSKMSTNSQSTEIKNELILKMSHPVLVKTSPSSIPGSKISIKGQSVRDNDDDDEEAGIEPSSSNCRNGLSYKHILFQKQTRKGKLKDKAGNEGDGDEEACSEPLSSNALLEKRTHLHAHLVTSTEKKGHVRGNEGGGDEEACSEPVSSNALLEKDTSSRTSGVKYREERASVRGNEGGGDEEACSEPLSSNALLEKDTSSRTSGYKYREERASVRDPESSDTDHDVPVRQPHAKPGPSTTVTMSGHPKRLQKLGEDQSHLLKTLFKTNIALRKELKREDCERVMQKYEILHGLSWKKIKKHDS, from the exons ATGGACTTGGCTACaggcacatcttgtttcaagaaCAGACAAGAAAGGGCAAGCTTAAAGG ATGACGATGGGAGTGTTTCTAGAAATGAGCCATCCAGTTGTGCTGAAAACAACTCCTCTTCAAGCTCTCCTGGTTCCAAAATGAGCACCAATAGCCAAAGTACAGAG ataaagaatgaactgattctaaaaatgagccatccagtattgGTGAAAACGTCTCCTTCAAGCATTCCTGGTTCCAAAATCAGCATCAAAGGCCAAAGCGTCAGAG ataatgatgatgatgacgaagaagctGGCATTGAACCTTCCAGTTCTAACTGCAGAAATGGACTCAGCTACAAGCACATCTTGTTTCAAAAACAGACAAGAAAGGGCAAGCTTAAGGATAAGGCTG gtaatgaaggtgatggtgacgaagaagcttgctctgaacctttaagttcTAACGCACTGTTAGAAaaaaggacacatcttcacgcacatctggttacaagtacagagaagaaagggcaTGTAAGGG gtaatgaaggtggtggtgacgaagaagcttgctctgaacctgTAAGTTCCAACgcactgttagaaaaggacacatcttcacgcacatctggtgtcaagtacagagaagaaagggcgagcgtaaggg gtaatgaaggtggtggtgacgaagaagcttgctctgaacctttaagttccaatgcactgttagaaaaggacacatcttcacgcacatctggttacaagtacagagaagaaagggcgagcgtaaggg ACCCTGAATCTTCTGACACAGACCATGATGTGCCAGTAAGACAACCACATGCAAAACCTGGGCCGTCCACAACTGTAACCATGTCGGGTCATCCCA AGAGGCTTCAGAAACTCGGTGAAGACCAGAGTCATCTTTTGAAGACGCTGTTCAAAACGAATATTGCGTTGAGGAAGGAGCTTAAGCGTGAAGACTGTGAAAGagtaatgcaaaaatatgaaattctACACGGATTGtcatggaaaaaaattaaaaaacacgaTTCATAA
- the LOC127856551 gene encoding uncharacterized protein LOC127856551 isoform X7 — MDLATGTSCFKNRQERASLKDDDGSVSRNEPSSCAENNSSSSSPGSKMSTNSQSTEIKNELILKMSHPVLVKTSPSSIPGSKISIKGQSVRDNDDDDEEAGIEPSSSNCRNGLSYKHILFQKQTRKGKLKDKAGNEGGGDEEACSEPLSSNALLEKDTSSRTSGYKYREERASVRGNEGGGDEEACSEPLSSNALLEKDKSSRTSGYKYREERASVRDPESSDTDHDVPVRQPHAKPGPSTTVTMSGHPKRLQKLGEDQSHLLKTLFKTNIALRKELKREDCERVMQKYEILHGLSWKKIKKHDS, encoded by the exons ATGGACTTGGCTACaggcacatcttgtttcaagaaCAGACAAGAAAGGGCAAGCTTAAAGG ATGACGATGGGAGTGTTTCTAGAAATGAGCCATCCAGTTGTGCTGAAAACAACTCCTCTTCAAGCTCTCCTGGTTCCAAAATGAGCACCAATAGCCAAAGTACAGAG ataaagaatgaactgattctaaaaatgagccatccagtattgGTGAAAACGTCTCCTTCAAGCATTCCTGGTTCCAAAATCAGCATCAAAGGCCAAAGCGTCAGAG ataatgatgatgatgacgaagaagctGGCATTGAACCTTCCAGTTCTAACTGCAGAAATGGACTCAGCTACAAGCACATCTTGTTTCAAAAACAGACAAGAAAGGGCAAGCTTAAGGATAAGGCTG gtaatgaaggtggtggtgacgaagaagcttgctctgaacctttaagttccaatgcactgttagaaaaggacacatcttcacgcacatctggttacaagtacagagaagaaagggcgagcgtaaggg gtaatgaaggtggtggtgacgaagaagcttgctctgaacctttaagttccaatgcactgttagaaaaggacaaatcttcacgcacatctggttacaagtacagagaagaaagggcgagcgtaaggg ACCCTGAATCTTCTGACACAGACCATGATGTGCCAGTAAGACAACCACATGCAAAACCTGGGCCGTCCACAACTGTAACCATGTCGGGTCATCCCA AGAGGCTTCAGAAACTCGGTGAAGACCAGAGTCATCTTTTGAAGACGCTGTTCAAAACGAATATTGCGTTGAGGAAGGAGCTTAAGCGTGAAGACTGTGAAAGagtaatgcaaaaatatgaaattctACACGGATTGtcatggaaaaaaattaaaaaacacgaTTCATAA
- the LOC127856551 gene encoding uncharacterized protein LOC127856551 isoform X4: MDLATGTSCFKNRQERASLKDDDGSVSRNEPSSCAENNSSSSSPGSKMSTNSQSTEIKNELILKMSHPVLVKTSPSSIPGSKISIKGQSVRDNDDDDEEAGIEPSSSNCRNGLSYKHILFQKQTRKGKLKDKAGNEGDGDEEACSEPLSSNALLEKRTHLHAHLVTSTEKKGHVRGNEGGGDEEACSEPLSSNALLEKDTSSRTSGYKYREERASVRGNEGGGDEEACSEPLSSNALLEKDKSSRTSGYKYREERASVRDPESSDTDHDVPVRQPHAKPGPSTTVTMSGHPKRLQKLGEDQSHLLKTLFKTNIALRKELKREDCERVMQKYEILHGLSWKKIKKHDS, translated from the exons ATGGACTTGGCTACaggcacatcttgtttcaagaaCAGACAAGAAAGGGCAAGCTTAAAGG ATGACGATGGGAGTGTTTCTAGAAATGAGCCATCCAGTTGTGCTGAAAACAACTCCTCTTCAAGCTCTCCTGGTTCCAAAATGAGCACCAATAGCCAAAGTACAGAG ataaagaatgaactgattctaaaaatgagccatccagtattgGTGAAAACGTCTCCTTCAAGCATTCCTGGTTCCAAAATCAGCATCAAAGGCCAAAGCGTCAGAG ataatgatgatgatgacgaagaagctGGCATTGAACCTTCCAGTTCTAACTGCAGAAATGGACTCAGCTACAAGCACATCTTGTTTCAAAAACAGACAAGAAAGGGCAAGCTTAAGGATAAGGCTG gtaatgaaggtgatggtgacgaagaagcttgctctgaacctttaagttcTAACGCACTGTTAGAAaaaaggacacatcttcacgcacatctggttacaagtacagagaagaaagggcaTGTAAGGG gtaatgaaggtggtggtgacgaagaagcttgctctgaacctttaagttccaatgcactgttagaaaaggacacatcttcacgcacatctggttacaagtacagagaagaaagggcgagcgtaaggg gtaatgaaggtggtggtgacgaagaagcttgctctgaacctttaagttccaatgcactgttagaaaaggacaaatcttcacgcacatctggttacaagtacagagaagaaagggcgagcgtaaggg ACCCTGAATCTTCTGACACAGACCATGATGTGCCAGTAAGACAACCACATGCAAAACCTGGGCCGTCCACAACTGTAACCATGTCGGGTCATCCCA AGAGGCTTCAGAAACTCGGTGAAGACCAGAGTCATCTTTTGAAGACGCTGTTCAAAACGAATATTGCGTTGAGGAAGGAGCTTAAGCGTGAAGACTGTGAAAGagtaatgcaaaaatatgaaattctACACGGATTGtcatggaaaaaaattaaaaaacacgaTTCATAA
- the LOC127856551 gene encoding uncharacterized protein LOC127856551 isoform X6 gives MSHPVLVKTSPSSIPGSKISIKGQSVRDNDDDDEEAGIEPSSSNCRNGLSYKHILFQKQTRKGKLKDKAGNEGDGDEEACSEPLSSNALLEKRTHLHAHLVTSTEKKGHVRGNEGGGDEEACSEPVSSNALLEKDTSSRTSGVKYREERASVRGNEGGGDEEACSEPLSSNALLEKDTSSRTSGYKYREERASVRGNEGGGDEEACSEPLSSNALLEKDKSSRTSGYKYREERASVRDPESSDTDHDVPVRQPHAKPGPSTTVTMSGHPKRLQKLGEDQSHLLKTLFKTNIALRKELKREDCERVMQKYEILHGLSWKKIKKHDS, from the exons atgagccatccagtattgGTGAAAACGTCTCCTTCAAGCATTCCTGGTTCCAAAATCAGCATCAAAGGCCAAAGCGTCAGAG ataatgatgatgatgacgaagaagctGGCATTGAACCTTCCAGTTCTAACTGCAGAAATGGACTCAGCTACAAGCACATCTTGTTTCAAAAACAGACAAGAAAGGGCAAGCTTAAGGATAAGGCTG gtaatgaaggtgatggtgacgaagaagcttgctctgaacctttaagttcTAACGCACTGTTAGAAaaaaggacacatcttcacgcacatctggttacaagtacagagaagaaagggcaTGTAAGGG gtaatgaaggtggtggtgacgaagaagcttgctctgaacctgTAAGTTCCAACgcactgttagaaaaggacacatcttcacgcacatctggtgtcaagtacagagaagaaagggcgagcgtaaggg gtaatgaaggtggtggtgacgaagaagcttgctctgaacctttaagttccaatgcactgttagaaaaggacacatcttcacgcacatctggttacaagtacagagaagaaagggcgagcgtaaggg gtaatgaaggtggtggtgacgaagaagcttgctctgaacctttaagttccaatgcactgttagaaaaggacaaatcttcacgcacatctggttacaagtacagagaagaaagggcgagcgtaaggg ACCCTGAATCTTCTGACACAGACCATGATGTGCCAGTAAGACAACCACATGCAAAACCTGGGCCGTCCACAACTGTAACCATGTCGGGTCATCCCA AGAGGCTTCAGAAACTCGGTGAAGACCAGAGTCATCTTTTGAAGACGCTGTTCAAAACGAATATTGCGTTGAGGAAGGAGCTTAAGCGTGAAGACTGTGAAAGagtaatgcaaaaatatgaaattctACACGGATTGtcatggaaaaaaattaaaaaacacgaTTCATAA
- the LOC127856551 gene encoding uncharacterized protein LOC127856551 isoform X2 encodes MDLATGTSCFKNRQERASLKDDDGSVSRNEPSSCAENNSSSSSPGSKMSTNSQSTEIKNELILKMSHPVLVKTSPSSIPGSKISIKGQSVRDNDDDDEEAGIEPSSSNCRNGLSYKHILFQKQTRKGKLKDKAGNEGDGDEEACSEPLSSNALLEKRTHLHAHLVTSTEKKGHVRGNEGGGDEEACSEPVSSNALLEKDTSSRTSGVKYREERASVRGNEGGGDEEACSEPLSSNALLEKDKSSRTSGYKYREERASVRDPESSDTDHDVPVRQPHAKPGPSTTVTMSGHPKRLQKLGEDQSHLLKTLFKTNIALRKELKREDCERVMQKYEILHGLSWKKIKKHDS; translated from the exons ATGGACTTGGCTACaggcacatcttgtttcaagaaCAGACAAGAAAGGGCAAGCTTAAAGG ATGACGATGGGAGTGTTTCTAGAAATGAGCCATCCAGTTGTGCTGAAAACAACTCCTCTTCAAGCTCTCCTGGTTCCAAAATGAGCACCAATAGCCAAAGTACAGAG ataaagaatgaactgattctaaaaatgagccatccagtattgGTGAAAACGTCTCCTTCAAGCATTCCTGGTTCCAAAATCAGCATCAAAGGCCAAAGCGTCAGAG ataatgatgatgatgacgaagaagctGGCATTGAACCTTCCAGTTCTAACTGCAGAAATGGACTCAGCTACAAGCACATCTTGTTTCAAAAACAGACAAGAAAGGGCAAGCTTAAGGATAAGGCTG gtaatgaaggtgatggtgacgaagaagcttgctctgaacctttaagttcTAACGCACTGTTAGAAaaaaggacacatcttcacgcacatctggttacaagtacagagaagaaagggcaTGTAAGGG gtaatgaaggtggtggtgacgaagaagcttgctctgaacctgTAAGTTCCAACgcactgttagaaaaggacacatcttcacgcacatctggtgtcaagtacagagaagaaagggcgagcgtaaggg gtaatgaaggtggtggtgacgaagaagcttgctctgaacctttaagttccaatgcactgttagaaaaggacaaatcttcacgcacatctggttacaagtacagagaagaaagggcgagcgtaaggg ACCCTGAATCTTCTGACACAGACCATGATGTGCCAGTAAGACAACCACATGCAAAACCTGGGCCGTCCACAACTGTAACCATGTCGGGTCATCCCA AGAGGCTTCAGAAACTCGGTGAAGACCAGAGTCATCTTTTGAAGACGCTGTTCAAAACGAATATTGCGTTGAGGAAGGAGCTTAAGCGTGAAGACTGTGAAAGagtaatgcaaaaatatgaaattctACACGGATTGtcatggaaaaaaattaaaaaacacgaTTCATAA
- the LOC127856551 gene encoding uncharacterized protein LOC127856551 isoform X5, protein MDLATGTSCFKNRQERASLKDDDGSVSRNEPSSCAENNSSSSSPGSKMSTNSQSTEIKNELILKMSHPVLVKTSPSSIPGSKISIKGQSVRDNDDDDEEAGIEPSSSNCRNGLSYKHILFQKQTRKGKLKDKAGNEGGGDEEACSEPVSSNALLEKDTSSRTSGVKYREERASVRGNEGGGDEEACSEPLSSNALLEKDTSSRTSGYKYREERASVRGNEGGGDEEACSEPLSSNALLEKDKSSRTSGYKYREERASVRDPESSDTDHDVPVRQPHAKPGPSTTVTMSGHPKRLQKLGEDQSHLLKTLFKTNIALRKELKREDCERVMQKYEILHGLSWKKIKKHDS, encoded by the exons ATGGACTTGGCTACaggcacatcttgtttcaagaaCAGACAAGAAAGGGCAAGCTTAAAGG ATGACGATGGGAGTGTTTCTAGAAATGAGCCATCCAGTTGTGCTGAAAACAACTCCTCTTCAAGCTCTCCTGGTTCCAAAATGAGCACCAATAGCCAAAGTACAGAG ataaagaatgaactgattctaaaaatgagccatccagtattgGTGAAAACGTCTCCTTCAAGCATTCCTGGTTCCAAAATCAGCATCAAAGGCCAAAGCGTCAGAG ataatgatgatgatgacgaagaagctGGCATTGAACCTTCCAGTTCTAACTGCAGAAATGGACTCAGCTACAAGCACATCTTGTTTCAAAAACAGACAAGAAAGGGCAAGCTTAAGGATAAGGCTG gtaatgaaggtggtggtgacgaagaagcttgctctgaacctgTAAGTTCCAACgcactgttagaaaaggacacatcttcacgcacatctggtgtcaagtacagagaagaaagggcgagcgtaaggg gtaatgaaggtggtggtgacgaagaagcttgctctgaacctttaagttccaatgcactgttagaaaaggacacatcttcacgcacatctggttacaagtacagagaagaaagggcgagcgtaaggg gtaatgaaggtggtggtgacgaagaagcttgctctgaacctttaagttccaatgcactgttagaaaaggacaaatcttcacgcacatctggttacaagtacagagaagaaagggcgagcgtaaggg ACCCTGAATCTTCTGACACAGACCATGATGTGCCAGTAAGACAACCACATGCAAAACCTGGGCCGTCCACAACTGTAACCATGTCGGGTCATCCCA AGAGGCTTCAGAAACTCGGTGAAGACCAGAGTCATCTTTTGAAGACGCTGTTCAAAACGAATATTGCGTTGAGGAAGGAGCTTAAGCGTGAAGACTGTGAAAGagtaatgcaaaaatatgaaattctACACGGATTGtcatggaaaaaaattaaaaaacacgaTTCATAA
- the LOC127856551 gene encoding uncharacterized protein LOC127856551 isoform X1, protein MDLATGTSCFKNRQERASLKDDDGSVSRNEPSSCAENNSSSSSPGSKMSTNSQSTEIKNELILKMSHPVLVKTSPSSIPGSKISIKGQSVRDNDDDDEEAGIEPSSSNCRNGLSYKHILFQKQTRKGKLKDKAGNEGDGDEEACSEPLSSNALLEKRTHLHAHLVTSTEKKGHVRGNEGGGDEEACSEPVSSNALLEKDTSSRTSGVKYREERASVRGNEGGGDEEACSEPLSSNALLEKDTSSRTSGYKYREERASVRGNEGGGDEEACSEPLSSNALLEKDKSSRTSGYKYREERASVRDPESSDTDHDVPVRQPHAKPGPSTTVTMSGHPKRLQKLGEDQSHLLKTLFKTNIALRKELKREDCERVMQKYEILHGLSWKKIKKHDS, encoded by the exons ATGGACTTGGCTACaggcacatcttgtttcaagaaCAGACAAGAAAGGGCAAGCTTAAAGG ATGACGATGGGAGTGTTTCTAGAAATGAGCCATCCAGTTGTGCTGAAAACAACTCCTCTTCAAGCTCTCCTGGTTCCAAAATGAGCACCAATAGCCAAAGTACAGAG ataaagaatgaactgattctaaaaatgagccatccagtattgGTGAAAACGTCTCCTTCAAGCATTCCTGGTTCCAAAATCAGCATCAAAGGCCAAAGCGTCAGAG ataatgatgatgatgacgaagaagctGGCATTGAACCTTCCAGTTCTAACTGCAGAAATGGACTCAGCTACAAGCACATCTTGTTTCAAAAACAGACAAGAAAGGGCAAGCTTAAGGATAAGGCTG gtaatgaaggtgatggtgacgaagaagcttgctctgaacctttaagttcTAACGCACTGTTAGAAaaaaggacacatcttcacgcacatctggttacaagtacagagaagaaagggcaTGTAAGGG gtaatgaaggtggtggtgacgaagaagcttgctctgaacctgTAAGTTCCAACgcactgttagaaaaggacacatcttcacgcacatctggtgtcaagtacagagaagaaagggcgagcgtaaggg gtaatgaaggtggtggtgacgaagaagcttgctctgaacctttaagttccaatgcactgttagaaaaggacacatcttcacgcacatctggttacaagtacagagaagaaagggcgagcgtaaggg gtaatgaaggtggtggtgacgaagaagcttgctctgaacctttaagttccaatgcactgttagaaaaggacaaatcttcacgcacatctggttacaagtacagagaagaaagggcgagcgtaaggg ACCCTGAATCTTCTGACACAGACCATGATGTGCCAGTAAGACAACCACATGCAAAACCTGGGCCGTCCACAACTGTAACCATGTCGGGTCATCCCA AGAGGCTTCAGAAACTCGGTGAAGACCAGAGTCATCTTTTGAAGACGCTGTTCAAAACGAATATTGCGTTGAGGAAGGAGCTTAAGCGTGAAGACTGTGAAAGagtaatgcaaaaatatgaaattctACACGGATTGtcatggaaaaaaattaaaaaacacgaTTCATAA